CGGCTGGCGCTCTCCGCCTGCGGCCAGCTGCGGTCGGCGGGCGCGAACCGGCTGAAGGCGGCCTGGTGCGGCAGCGGGAGGGGGTAGTAGACGTGGCTCTCGATGCCCCGCTCGGCCAGGTACCGCCGCAGTTCGTCCCGCTCCTCGGCGAGCAGCGAGTACACGTAGAAGCAGCGGCCGTTGCGGCCCGGCGGTGGGGGCAGCACACCGCGCTCGGCGAGCGGCGTGAAGCGGTCCGTGTAGTAGTCGGCGATGCGGGCCCGGCGTTCCAGCAGTGCGGGAAAGGCGGGGAGCCTGTGGAGCTGGAAGGCGGCGAGCACCTCGTCGAACCGGCTGTTGTAGCCGGTGCGCGGGTAGACGAAGCGTTCGCTCTGCCCGTGGTTGCGCAACGACCTGACCGTACGGGCGAGTTCGGGGTTCATGGTGACGACGGCGCCGCCCTCGCCGGCCGTTCCGAACGTCTTGACCTGGACGAAGGAGAACACTCCGGCCTCCCCCCACGTCCCGGCGGGGCGGCCGTCGAGGAGACCGCCCTGCGCGACTGCCGAGTCCTCGACGAGGCGCACGCCGTGACGCCGGGCGATCTCGCTCATGCGGGGCATGTCGGCCATCACCGAGAACATGTGCGCGGGCATGATCGCCCTGGTCCGGTCGGTGATCGCCCGCTCCACCTCGTCCGGGTCGGCAACCATCGTCCACGGGTCGACGTCCGCGAAGACCGGTGTCGCCCGCAGCCCTGCCACGGTATTGGCCAGCGGAGCACAGCCATAAGCCGGTACGACCACCTCGTCGCCGGGTCCGATGCCCATGGCGTGCAGGACGAGGGTCAGCGCGGAGGTGCCGCTGGAGCAGGCCACGACGTCGGTGGCGCCGAGCGAGTCGCGCAGGGCCTCCTCGAATCGGGCGGTGTGCTCGCCGAGCAGGAACCTCTGTTCCGGCGCGGTGCCGATGTCGTGGACGAGGTCCATGAGCAGTTGCCGGTCGTCCTCGAAGAGGTCCGGGGCGAAGAAGGGAACTGTCACGCGGGCCTCCTCGTCGTGAAGCGGCGAACCAGGTCGCACACCGTGTCGACGTCGCCGAGGCTCATGCCGGGGTACAGCGGGAGGGCGATCGTGTGCTCACAGGCCCTCTCGGCGTGCGGGAAGTCGCCCCGGCGGTATCCGAGATGGGCGAAGCACTCCTGGAGGTGCAGCGGGGCCGGGTAGTACGTCTCGGTGCCCACGCCGTGCTCGGCCAGGTACGCGGCCAGTTCGTCACGCCGCTCGACCTCGATGAGGTAGACGTAGAAGACGGGGTGGGTCCGTGCGGTGCGGGTCACCACGGTGGGGAGCCGGAGTACGCCGGGCGTGCCGGTCAGCCGTTCCGTGTAGGCGGCGGCGAGCCGGGCCCTGCGGGCGATGTCCTCGTGCAGCCGGGTCAGTTTGGCGAGGAGGACGGCCGCCTGGATGTCGTCCATCTTGCTGTTGACGCCGTTGACGGTGGTCTCGTTGCTGATGCCCGGGAAGTGGGCCAGCGTCCGGCCGTAGCGCCCGTGGTGGCGCAACGCCGCCGCGGCCTCGGCGAGTCGGCGGTCGCCGGTGAGGATCGCCCCGGCATCGCCGATCGCCCCCAGTGTCTTGGTGGGGAAGAACGACAGCACACCACCGGCTCCCAGCAGCCCGGCATGGACGCCGTTCCACCGCATGCCGATGGCCTCGGCGCTGTCCTCCACCACGGTCAGCCGGTGGTGGTGCGCGACGTCGAGCAGCGCGTCCATGTCGGCCATCTGACAGAACAGGTGGACGGGCATGATCACGCGGGTGCGTGGAGTGACCGAGTCGGCCGCGGACTTGGGGTCGATCGTGTAGGTGACGGGGTCGATGTCGGCGAAGACCGGGCGGCCGCCTGCCAGCACGACGGAGGAGGCCGAGGCCACGAAGGTGAAGGCGGGGACGATGACCTCGTCACCCGGTTGCAGGCCGCAGGCGCGCAGCAACA
The genomic region above belongs to Streptomyces coeruleorubidus and contains:
- a CDS encoding DegT/DnrJ/EryC1/StrS family aminotransferase, with the translated sequence MTVPFFAPDLFEDDRQLLMDLVHDIGTAPEQRFLLGEHTARFEEALRDSLGATDVVACSSGTSALTLVLHAMGIGPGDEVVVPAYGCAPLANTVAGLRATPVFADVDPWTMVADPDEVERAITDRTRAIMPAHMFSVMADMPRMSEIARRHGVRLVEDSAVAQGGLLDGRPAGTWGEAGVFSFVQVKTFGTAGEGGAVVTMNPELARTVRSLRNHGQSERFVYPRTGYNSRFDEVLAAFQLHRLPAFPALLERRARIADYYTDRFTPLAERGVLPPPPGRNGRCFYVYSLLAEERDELRRYLAERGIESHVYYPLPLPHQAAFSRFAPADRSWPQAESASRRQLAIPVHPRLTDAQVEHIADTVCAYAGLNSSR
- a CDS encoding DegT/DnrJ/EryC1/StrS family aminotransferase produces the protein MSSASPGPRNGRRGWATGTADDTSVQVPFFTQARTFEALWPDIRTRLTEVFDNGKFSHGRQVARFEEALARWTGARYAVGVNSGTDALVLLLRACGLQPGDEVIVPAFTFVASASSVVLAGGRPVFADIDPVTYTIDPKSAADSVTPRTRVIMPVHLFCQMADMDALLDVAHHHRLTVVEDSAEAIGMRWNGVHAGLLGAGGVLSFFPTKTLGAIGDAGAILTGDRRLAEAAAALRHHGRYGRTLAHFPGISNETTVNGVNSKMDDIQAAVLLAKLTRLHEDIARRARLAAAYTERLTGTPGVLRLPTVVTRTARTHPVFYVYLIEVERRDELAAYLAEHGVGTETYYPAPLHLQECFAHLGYRRGDFPHAERACEHTIALPLYPGMSLGDVDTVCDLVRRFTTRRPA